The following are encoded in a window of Gossypium raimondii isolate GPD5lz chromosome 13, ASM2569854v1, whole genome shotgun sequence genomic DNA:
- the LOC105781679 gene encoding uncharacterized protein LOC105781679 isoform X2, which translates to MFFAGVSLFAALGFLLYGGRDDEDDSVAEMKAAKEALEAKQKLIVRNGTRLLRNHSQNCLRNLVLVVSRVFSHQNCTRCVP; encoded by the exons ATGTTCTTTGCAG GTGTGTCACTGTTTGCGGCACTTGGCTTTTTACTGTATGGTGGAAG ggatgatgaagatgattctGTTGCCGAGATGAAGGCAGCTAAGGAAGCCTTGgaagcaaaacaaaaa TTAATCGTGAGGAATGGAACTCGCCTCTTGCGAAATCATAGTCAGAATTGCTTGAGGAATTTG GTTCTGGTGGTCTCGAGAGTATTTTCGCATCAAAATtgtaccaggtgtgtaccctaa
- the LOC105781679 gene encoding uncharacterized protein LOC105781679 isoform X1, whose protein sequence is MIVLEERAVNGCPITVVIAVNFSELLTQIAFLQSGTNFCTNPIQHVFETFLISRKAIDNVSRTKVSDIFGLLHQATHEAYISSEMFGFIREALLTLWKNAFYRTLKTLTPEELQKRALGCRKRQ, encoded by the exons ATGATTGTATTGGAAGAAAGAGCGGTTAATGGATGCCCAATAACTGTTGTAATAGCAGTGAATTTCTCGGAATTGCTTACACAGATAGCATTCTTGCAAAGTGGAACCAACTTTTGTACGAATCCCATTCAGCATGTTTTTGAAACTTTCCTCATTTCGCGAAAAGCCATTGATAATGTCAGCAGAACGAAGGTATCTGACATCTTCGGGTTGCTTCATCAGGCAACTCATGAAGCATACATAAGCAGTGAAATGTTTGGATTCATCCGTGAAGCATTGCTCACTTTATGGAAAAATGCCTTTTATCGAACCCTAAAG ACTTTGACCCCAGAAGAACTGCAGAAAA GGGCTTTGGGATGTAGAAAGCGACAATAA
- the LOC105784309 gene encoding uncharacterized protein LOC105784309, which translates to MGGHEAVEVAKTVLEVTDVAWTALECSHHLHHHHDTPHNLHNFELQKELETLQSKNRRLRNQLEQNLKLLNNLSESPVLLNDCPPNLYARLVSTVDSRDFLTRLKSLNESDIKIEFPFKEAAAHGTGRINTQVNYLARYAIETRGEQNSIRLEKIEKKFEFRVK; encoded by the exons ATGGGCGGCCATGAAGCTGTGGAAGTTGCCAAGACCGTCCTCGAAGTCACCGATGTCGCATGGACCGCCTTGGAATGTAGCCACCACCTCCATCATCACCATGATACTCCCCACAATCTTCACAATTTCGAGCTTCAAAAAGAATTGGAAACCCTACAATCCAAAAATCGGCGTTTAAGGAATCAACTGGAACAGAACCTCAAACTTCTCAATAATTTATCTGAATCTCCTGTTCTGTTAAATGATTGTCCTCCTAAC CTCTATGCTCGGTTGGTATCTACCGTAGATTCTAGAGACTTTTTGACCCGACTCAAATCTCTTAATGAATCCGATATTAAAATTGAGTTTCCATTCAAGGAAGCTGCAG CACATGGAACTGGTAGGATCAACACCCAAGTAAATTATTTAGCAAGGTATGCTATTgaaactaggggtgagcaaaattcgattcgactcgaaaaaatcgaaaaaaaatttgaatttcgagttaaatga